One Helianthus annuus cultivar XRQ/B chromosome 12, HanXRQr2.0-SUNRISE, whole genome shotgun sequence genomic region harbors:
- the LOC110895718 gene encoding iron-sulfur assembly protein IscA, chloroplastic, translated as MAFSFTTASFISLCRPPSSCLPSASFPSRVNLNLGSKNSLSVGAISTQASGGIAPAIALTDTALKHLNKMRSEKNEDLCLRIGVKQGGCSGMSYSMEFETKENTRPDDTVMEYDGFLIVCDPKSLLFIFGMQLDFSDALIGGGFSFKNPNATQTCGCGKSFAAEM; from the exons ATGGCGTTTTCTTTCACCACGGCGTCTTTCATCTCTCTTTGCCGTCCACCGAGCTCTTGTTTACCATCGGCCTCGTTTCCCTCTCGCGTTAATCTAAATCTTGGCAGTAAAAATAGTCTATCAGTTGGTGCAATTTCAACACAAG cATCTGGAGGAATTGCACCTGCCATTGCATTAACTGATACTGCTTTGAAGCATTTAAACAAAATGAGATCTGAAAAGAATGAAGATTTATGCTTGAGAATTGGTGTTAAACAGGGTGGATGCTCCGGCATGTCTTACAGCATGGAATTTGAGACCAAGGAAAACACCAGACCCGATGACACAGTTATGGAATATGATGGTTTTCTCATTG TTTGTGATCCAAAGAGCCTTCTTTTCATCTTTGGGATGCAACTGGACTTTAGTGATGCACTCATTGGTGGAGGTTTCTCTTTCAAAAACCCAAATGCTACACAAACATGTGGTTGTGGCAAGTCATTTGCTGCAGAGATGTGA
- the LOC110893364 gene encoding uncharacterized protein LOC110893364, with the protein MSCVVVATIKIVQEEYGWFYAACRKCFKKVMGKSEYLQNVENVSDDVVRLPATSLVCPKCHSECTSITTKFKVQVRVQDESGGVSFVMFDRDVQKLLGLAASDIRERQVKANDTGFPHEIFRLVDKKAAFKIVVSEFNLKNDYRDYTVQKTRDDPVIIAELVGADGNGDENTDEVTQEVADVKDVNLSESSQVSAERTSRLLPTALKKRNS; encoded by the exons ATGTCTTGTGTTGTGGTTGCGACAATTAAGATTGTGCAAGAAGAGTATGGTTGGTTTTATGCTGCCTGTCGTAAGTGTTTCAAGAAGGTGATGGGTAAAAGTGAATACTTGCAGAAtgttgaaaatgtttcagatgaTGTTGTTCGATTGCCTGCGACTTCTTTGGTTTGTCCCAAATGTCATAGTGAATGTACATCGATCACCACAAA GTTCAAGGTGCAAGTCCGGGTGCAGGATGAGAGTGGTGGTGTTTCTTTTGTTATGTTTGATAGAGATGTTCAGAAGCTTCTTGGATTGGCGGCGAGTGACATAAGAGAGAGGCAGGTTAAGGCCAATGATACTGGATTCCCTCATGAGATATTTCGATTGGTTGATAAGAAAGCTGCTTTTAAGATTGTTGTTTCAGAGTTCAATCTTAAAAATGACTATCGTGATTATACTGTCCAAAAAACACGTGATGATCCAGTAATAATTGCTGAGTTGGTTGGTGCAGATGGTAATGGTGATGAAAATACTGATGAG GTTACTCAAGAGGTAGCTGACGTTAAAGATGTTAACCTTTCAGAATCTTCCCAGGTGTCTGCTGAACGAACTTCAAGG CTGTTGCCTACTGCTTTGAAAAAAAGGAATTCTTAA